The Oceanisphaera avium genome includes a region encoding these proteins:
- the recN gene encoding DNA repair protein RecN, translating into MLLQLTISNFAIVSFLELDLRAGMTSITGETGAGKSIAIDALALALGERGDSDAVRPGAEKADISARFRIDKLPRVKAWLNEQELDEQDECILRRTLTREGRSRGYINGLPVPLSQLKALGALLINIHGQHAHHALQKSDYQRALLDAYAGHAQLIEKSSRFYQLWRQLSNERKHLKSEQAQWQAQRQLLEYQVAELDELALASDEFPELEAEHARLANGAELLSDCQLALNVLADGEETNALEHLRQGLKVVTELSAMDALLAPIQELLASSLIQLEEGYSELSRYLDRLELDPQRLSEVEARMSKVMELARKHQVGANELAKFHQHLKQQLAAMDNNNERLEALDEEVTHAKEQFLQAAERLSHSRQRYAQSLNSQITKSLHQLSMEHGRFEITVTADTTVGFSPLGIDKVEFLVSTNPGQPLSPLAKAASGGELSRISLAIQVITAQKVETPTLIFDEVDVGVSGPTAAVVGKLLRQLGQSTQVLVITHLPQVAGNGHQHYFVSKNSDQHETQTRMQELDTDTRLQELARLLGGDKITANTLANAKELLIS; encoded by the coding sequence ATGTTACTTCAGCTCACTATCAGTAATTTTGCCATCGTGTCCTTTCTTGAGCTGGACTTGCGCGCCGGCATGACCAGCATTACCGGCGAAACGGGCGCAGGTAAGTCCATTGCCATCGATGCCTTAGCCCTAGCATTAGGCGAACGAGGTGACTCGGATGCCGTGCGCCCCGGTGCAGAAAAGGCCGATATTAGTGCTCGTTTTAGAATTGATAAGCTCCCCCGCGTTAAAGCATGGTTGAATGAACAAGAGCTAGATGAACAAGACGAATGCATTTTGCGCCGCACCTTAACGCGTGAGGGGCGCTCGCGCGGTTATATCAACGGTTTACCCGTCCCTTTAAGCCAATTAAAAGCGCTAGGCGCTTTATTAATTAATATTCATGGTCAACATGCGCATCACGCTTTACAAAAATCAGACTATCAACGCGCTTTATTGGATGCTTATGCAGGCCATGCCCAATTAATAGAAAAATCCAGTCGGTTTTACCAACTTTGGCGCCAACTTAGTAATGAGCGCAAGCATCTTAAAAGCGAGCAAGCACAGTGGCAGGCTCAGCGCCAATTACTGGAGTACCAAGTAGCCGAGCTCGATGAATTGGCGCTAGCTAGCGATGAATTTCCTGAGCTAGAAGCAGAGCATGCGCGCCTGGCAAATGGCGCAGAGCTCCTTAGTGACTGTCAATTAGCGCTTAATGTATTAGCGGACGGGGAAGAGACTAATGCTCTTGAGCATTTGCGCCAAGGTCTAAAAGTCGTTACCGAGTTAAGTGCCATGGATGCCCTCCTTGCGCCCATTCAAGAGCTATTAGCCAGCAGCCTTATTCAATTAGAAGAAGGCTATAGCGAGCTTAGCCGTTATTTAGACCGCTTAGAGTTAGATCCCCAGCGTTTATCAGAAGTGGAAGCGCGCATGAGCAAAGTAATGGAGCTGGCGCGCAAGCACCAAGTAGGCGCAAATGAGTTAGCCAAGTTTCACCAACATCTTAAGCAGCAATTAGCAGCTATGGATAATAATAATGAGCGTTTAGAAGCACTGGATGAAGAAGTGACACACGCTAAAGAGCAGTTTTTACAAGCTGCAGAGCGACTAAGTCACAGTCGCCAGCGCTATGCTCAGTCTTTAAATAGCCAAATTACTAAAAGCTTACATCAGCTGAGTATGGAGCACGGGCGCTTTGAAATAACCGTCACTGCAGATACCACAGTCGGCTTTTCACCTTTGGGTATCGATAAAGTTGAGTTTTTAGTGAGTACCAACCCAGGTCAGCCTTTAAGCCCGTTAGCAAAAGCGGCCTCAGGGGGTGAGCTATCGCGCATTAGTTTAGCGATTCAAGTGATCACCGCGCAGAAAGTAGAAACCCCTACTTTGATCTTCGATGAGGTAGATGTCGGCGTCAGTGGCCCTACCGCCGCAGTGGTCGGTAAATTACTTCGCCAACTCGGCCAGTCCACTCAAGTGTTGGTGATCACTCATCTTCCTCAAGTGGCGGGAAATGGCCATCAACATTACTTTGTTAGTAAAAATAGTGATCAGCACGAAACTCAAACCCGTATGCAAGAGCTGGATACAGACACGCGTTTACAAGAGCTGGCGCGCTTATTAGGGGGCGATAAAATTACCGCTAACACCTTAGCGAATGCGAAAGAGCTATTGATTAGCTAA
- the smpB gene encoding SsrA-binding protein SmpB, whose amino-acid sequence MTKNKAKKKVGSSTIALNRKARHEFYVEEKIEAGLELQGWEVKAMRAGKANIADSYVFIRNGEAFLFAATITPLNVASSHVVCDPMRSRKLLLKRRELDRLAGQLDREGYTLVPLALYWSKSWVKIEIGLVKGKKDRDKRQDLKERDWKREKDRMMKHKNR is encoded by the coding sequence ATGACAAAAAACAAAGCGAAGAAAAAAGTCGGTTCCAGCACCATTGCCCTCAATAGAAAGGCAAGGCACGAATTTTATGTAGAAGAAAAAATCGAAGCTGGGCTTGAACTACAAGGATGGGAAGTAAAAGCGATGCGAGCTGGCAAAGCCAATATCGCAGACTCGTATGTTTTTATTCGCAATGGCGAAGCCTTCTTATTTGCCGCCACTATTACTCCTTTAAATGTGGCTTCTAGCCATGTCGTTTGTGATCCTATGCGCTCACGAAAATTACTGTTGAAACGGCGTGAGCTTGACCGTTTAGCGGGTCAATTAGATAGAGAGGGCTACACCTTAGTACCCTTAGCGCTCTATTGGTCAAAGTCTTGGGTAAAAATAGAAATTGGCTTAGTGAAGGGTAAAAAAGATCGCGATAAGCGCCAAGATCTAAAAGAGCGCGATTGGAAGCGTGAAAAAGATCGCATGATGAAACATAAAAACCGCTAA
- the udp gene encoding uridine phosphorylase: MTKQVFHLGITDTDLQGATLAILPGDPQRVARIASQLTNPQFLAHCREFCIWRAELAGKPLLVCSTGIGGPSTSIALEELAQLGINTFLRIGTTGAIQPHIAVGDIIITNAAVRLEGSSQHFAPLAFPAVADFECSCALVDAARELAITPYVGITASSDTFYPGQERYDTFSGRVTPTLQGSLKEWQAMGVLNYEMESGTLFTFCASQGLKAGCVAGVIVNRTQQEIPRQHDVQYAEQQAINIVIGAARRLV; the protein is encoded by the coding sequence ATGACAAAGCAGGTATTTCATCTAGGTATTACCGATACTGACTTACAAGGCGCTACCTTAGCTATTCTACCTGGGGATCCGCAGCGTGTAGCTCGTATTGCAAGCCAGTTAACCAACCCACAATTTTTAGCTCATTGTCGAGAATTTTGTATCTGGCGTGCTGAGTTGGCAGGCAAGCCTTTATTAGTGTGCTCTACGGGTATTGGTGGCCCCTCTACTTCTATTGCCTTAGAAGAGTTAGCGCAACTAGGGATTAATACCTTTTTACGCATTGGTACCACTGGCGCCATTCAACCTCATATTGCAGTAGGCGATATTATTATTACTAATGCGGCGGTGCGCTTAGAAGGGAGTAGTCAACACTTTGCGCCATTAGCTTTTCCAGCAGTGGCAGACTTTGAGTGTAGTTGTGCTTTAGTAGATGCGGCTCGTGAGTTAGCAATTACGCCCTATGTTGGCATTACCGCATCATCAGATACCTTTTACCCTGGCCAAGAGCGCTACGATACTTTTTCCGGACGCGTTACGCCCACTTTGCAAGGCAGCTTAAAAGAATGGCAAGCCATGGGAGTGCTTAATTACGAAATGGAGTCGGGTACTTTATTTACTTTTTGTGCCAGTCAGGGCTTAAAAGCGGGCTGTGTGGCAGGAGTAATTGTTAATCGTACCCAACAAGAGATCCCCCGTCAGCATGACGTTCAGTACGCAGAGCAGCAGGCGATTAATATTGTTATCGGTGCTGCACGGCGGCTGGTGTAG
- the nadK gene encoding NAD(+) kinase translates to METEFNTIALIGKPDHEGANQTLVALYKHLADLGLNVVIERRVGEQLGLDQVELLEMVELGERADLAIVVGGDGNMLGAARVLARFDVAVVGVNRGNLGFLTDLSPDSFEYPLERLLAGDYQAEQRFLLETQVHRHGQLKASNTAMNEAVLHPGKIAHMIEFEVYINGVFMYSQRADGMIVATPTGSTAYSLSAGGPIVTPNLNAITLAPMFPHTLSCRPIVIDADSQIKLVISPNNKTSQMLVSCDGHVSLAVQPGDEIYISKSPHKLKLLHPRGHNYFEVLRSKLGWGSKLF, encoded by the coding sequence ATGGAAACTGAATTTAATACCATAGCGCTCATTGGCAAACCCGATCATGAAGGCGCTAACCAAACCTTAGTGGCACTGTATAAACACCTTGCCGACTTAGGCCTAAATGTAGTGATTGAACGTCGAGTGGGCGAGCAACTGGGATTAGATCAAGTCGAGCTTTTAGAAATGGTAGAGCTCGGTGAGCGCGCCGACTTGGCTATTGTGGTGGGCGGAGATGGCAACATGCTAGGTGCAGCACGCGTACTAGCGCGCTTTGATGTAGCCGTAGTAGGCGTAAACCGTGGCAACCTCGGCTTTTTAACCGACTTATCTCCCGATAGTTTTGAATATCCGCTAGAGCGATTATTAGCAGGAGATTATCAAGCGGAACAGCGCTTTTTATTAGAGACTCAAGTACATCGCCATGGCCAATTAAAAGCCAGTAATACTGCAATGAATGAAGCGGTATTACACCCTGGAAAAATTGCGCACATGATTGAGTTTGAGGTTTATATTAATGGCGTCTTTATGTATAGCCAGCGCGCCGATGGCATGATAGTCGCCACCCCCACCGGCTCTACGGCCTACTCTTTATCTGCCGGTGGCCCTATTGTAACGCCTAACCTTAACGCTATTACCTTAGCACCCATGTTTCCGCATACGCTAAGTTGCAGACCGATTGTGATTGATGCGGACTCACAAATAAAACTGGTGATCTCACCAAATAATAAAACCAGCCAAATGCTAGTGAGCTGCGATGGACATGTATCATTAGCAGTACAGCCTGGGGATGAAATTTACATTAGTAAAAGCCCTCATAAACTTAAGCTACTTCATCCTAGAGGCCATAACTACTTTGAAGTGCTGCGCAGTAAACTGGGCTGGGGTAGCAAGTTATTTTAA
- a CDS encoding outer membrane protein assembly factor BamE: MQLKTLILPIVLSLPLLGCGLVYKIDIPQGNYLEAKQVDQLRRGMTQEQVRFLLGNPMSLDSFNHDRWVYLYYFKPGRGEVEQKQLVLEFNNDALLSVSGDFAAPAEFNQGL; this comes from the coding sequence ATGCAACTCAAAACCTTGATTTTACCCATAGTATTAAGCTTACCGCTGTTAGGATGCGGCTTAGTCTATAAAATAGATATTCCTCAAGGAAACTATTTAGAAGCAAAACAAGTCGATCAGCTACGCCGTGGCATGACCCAAGAGCAAGTGCGGTTTCTATTGGGCAATCCCATGAGCTTGGATAGCTTTAATCACGACCGCTGGGTTTATCTCTATTATTTCAAACCCGGACGTGGTGAAGTTGAACAAAAGCAATTAGTACTTGAATTTAATAATGATGCCTTGCTGTCTGTGAGCGGTGACTTTGCTGCTCCTGCAGAATTTAACCAAGGGCTGTAA
- the grpE gene encoding nucleotide exchange factor GrpE, whose product MSDKEYQPEDVQGAALEPELVDINDEPTVEVENLQASDTYVAELEEKIAAANERAQSEKDNALRALAEMENLRRRAAQEVEKAQKFALEKFAGDLLPVIDSLERALEHTDQENPDFKAIYEGVELTLKSLLSTVEKYGVLVIDPQGSPFDPNKHEAMSMVESAEVAPNSVVGVMMKGYELNGRVLRPAMVMVAKGPAIDTKA is encoded by the coding sequence ATGAGCGATAAAGAATATCAGCCTGAGGACGTACAGGGTGCAGCGTTAGAGCCAGAATTGGTAGATATTAATGACGAGCCCACGGTAGAAGTGGAGAACTTGCAAGCCAGTGACACCTATGTAGCAGAATTAGAAGAAAAAATCGCCGCTGCCAATGAGCGCGCCCAAAGCGAAAAAGATAATGCGCTGCGCGCTTTAGCGGAAATGGAAAACTTACGTCGCCGTGCTGCTCAAGAAGTAGAGAAAGCGCAAAAATTTGCCCTAGAGAAATTTGCTGGGGATTTATTACCAGTTATCGATAGCTTAGAGCGCGCACTTGAGCATACCGACCAAGAAAACCCTGACTTTAAAGCTATTTATGAAGGGGTAGAGCTTACTTTAAAATCTCTACTTAGCACCGTTGAAAAATACGGGGTGTTAGTCATCGACCCCCAAGGCTCGCCTTTTGATCCTAATAAGCATGAAGCCATGAGCATGGTAGAAAGTGCTGAAGTAGCGCCTAATTCAGTGGTGGGCGTGATGATGAAAGGCTACGAATTAAATGGCCGCGTATTGCGCCCCGCCATGGTGATGGTAGCGAAAGGGCCTGCTATTGACACTAAAGCTTAA
- a CDS encoding RnfH family protein, translating to MSLIQVEVVYALPHKQVVVPLKVAKESQVEQVIIQSGILQQFPQIDLSHNMVGVFGRQVKLNSQLRDGDRVEIYRPLLADPKDIRRKRAEQAKEEGRADKVTGGRPNPGRAKSNANEA from the coding sequence ATGAGTCTTATTCAAGTTGAAGTGGTGTATGCGCTGCCTCATAAGCAAGTTGTAGTGCCGCTAAAAGTGGCAAAAGAGAGCCAAGTAGAGCAGGTGATTATTCAATCGGGCATATTACAGCAGTTTCCACAGATTGATTTATCGCACAATATGGTGGGCGTTTTTGGACGCCAAGTTAAGCTTAACAGCCAGTTACGAGACGGCGATCGCGTAGAGATTTATCGTCCTTTATTAGCGGATCCTAAAGACATTAGGCGCAAGCGCGCCGAGCAGGCAAAAGAAGAAGGGCGAGCCGATAAAGTGACGGGCGGGCGGCCAAATCCTGGTCGGGCTAAATCAAATGCCAACGAGGCTTAA
- the greA gene encoding transcription elongation factor GreA, translating to MRQTPMTVRGAQKLREELDYLKTELRPRIIADIADAREHGDLKENAEYHAAREEQGFCEGRIQEIEGKLSNAQIIDVTKLPNTGKIIFGTTVELFKVDDEKEITYRIVGDDESDIKANLISVNSPIARALIGKEVDDVAVVKTPGGEVEYEIIKVQYL from the coding sequence ATGAGACAAACTCCAATGACAGTGCGTGGAGCACAAAAACTGCGTGAAGAGCTGGATTACCTCAAAACAGAGCTACGCCCTCGGATTATTGCCGATATCGCGGATGCACGTGAGCACGGCGATTTAAAAGAAAATGCCGAATATCACGCTGCCCGTGAAGAGCAAGGTTTTTGTGAAGGGCGGATCCAAGAAATTGAAGGTAAGCTGTCTAACGCCCAAATTATCGATGTTACTAAACTGCCTAACACCGGTAAGATTATATTTGGCACTACTGTTGAGCTATTTAAAGTAGATGACGAAAAAGAGATCACCTATCGAATTGTAGGGGATGATGAGTCGGATATTAAAGCGAATCTCATCTCCGTTAATTCCCCTATTGCTCGCGCCCTCATTGGCAAAGAAGTGGACGATGTGGCAGTAGTTAAAACGCCGGGCGGGGAAGTAGAGTACGAGATTATTAAGGTACAATACTTATAG
- the dnaK gene encoding molecular chaperone DnaK, producing the protein MGRIIGIDLGTTNSCVAILDGDNPRVIENAEGGRTTPSIIAYAEDGETLVGQPAKRQAVTNPKNTLFAIKRLIGRRFEDEEVQRDIKLMPFAITKADNGDAWVEAKGKSMAPPQVSAEVLKKMKKTAEDYLGEAVTEAVITVPAYFNDAQRQATKDAGRIAGLDVKRIINEPTAAAFAYGVNKTKGDRKVAVYDLGGGTFDISIIEIDEMDGEKTFEVLATNGDTHLGGEDFDNRLINYLVEEFKREQGFDLLNDMLALQRLKEAAEKAKCELSSAQQTDVNLPYITADASGPKHLNIKLTRAKLESLVEDMVSKSLEPVKTALQDAGLSVSDIDDVILVGGQTRMPLVQKTVTDFFGKEPRKDVNPDEAVAVGAAIQGAVLSGDKTDVLLLDVTPLSLGIETMGGVMTAVIEKNTTIPTKKSQVFSTADDNQAAVTIHVLQGERKRSSDNKSLGQFNLEGIRPAPRGLPQIEVVFDIDADGILHVSAKDKDTNKEQKITIQASSGLTEEEIDAMVRSAEANAEEDKKFEELVSTRNQADGLVHATRKQLEEAGDDLAADDKAAIEAALSELETALRGEDKAEIEAKQQALIEASQKLMEAAQAKAQADASQTAEPQDNTANADDDVVDAEFEEVKDDKK; encoded by the coding sequence ATGGGTAGAATCATAGGCATAGATTTGGGTACCACTAACTCTTGCGTTGCTATTTTAGATGGTGACAATCCACGCGTCATTGAGAACGCAGAAGGGGGACGTACCACTCCTTCTATCATCGCGTATGCCGAAGATGGCGAGACATTAGTGGGTCAGCCGGCAAAGCGTCAAGCGGTCACTAACCCGAAAAACACCTTGTTTGCGATTAAGCGTTTAATCGGCCGTCGCTTTGAAGATGAAGAAGTACAGCGCGATATTAAGCTAATGCCGTTTGCGATTACGAAAGCCGATAATGGCGATGCGTGGGTAGAAGCAAAAGGTAAAAGCATGGCACCGCCTCAGGTGTCTGCAGAAGTCTTGAAAAAGATGAAAAAAACCGCTGAAGACTATCTTGGCGAAGCCGTAACGGAAGCGGTTATTACCGTTCCTGCTTATTTTAATGATGCTCAGCGCCAAGCAACTAAAGATGCGGGTCGTATCGCGGGCTTAGACGTTAAGCGTATTATTAACGAGCCCACGGCTGCGGCATTTGCCTATGGCGTTAATAAAACCAAAGGGGATCGCAAAGTTGCCGTTTATGACTTAGGTGGCGGTACTTTCGATATTTCCATCATCGAAATCGATGAAATGGACGGCGAAAAAACCTTTGAGGTGTTGGCCACTAATGGTGACACCCACTTAGGTGGTGAAGACTTTGACAACCGCTTAATTAATTACTTGGTTGAAGAGTTTAAACGTGAGCAAGGCTTTGACTTGCTTAACGACATGCTGGCCTTGCAGCGCTTAAAAGAAGCGGCAGAAAAAGCCAAGTGTGAATTATCTTCAGCCCAACAAACTGACGTTAACTTGCCCTATATTACGGCAGATGCCTCAGGTCCAAAACACTTAAACATCAAGCTGACTCGCGCCAAGCTAGAGTCGTTGGTTGAAGACATGGTTAGCAAGTCTTTGGAGCCTGTGAAAACGGCGCTACAAGATGCCGGCTTATCTGTTTCTGATATTGATGATGTGATTTTGGTGGGTGGTCAAACCCGTATGCCATTAGTGCAAAAAACGGTGACTGACTTCTTTGGTAAAGAGCCACGTAAAGATGTTAACCCAGATGAGGCAGTCGCAGTAGGTGCCGCTATTCAAGGTGCGGTATTGTCGGGTGATAAGACAGACGTATTGCTACTTGATGTGACGCCGCTGTCTTTAGGTATCGAGACCATGGGCGGCGTAATGACTGCGGTTATCGAAAAGAACACCACTATTCCGACTAAGAAGTCGCAAGTGTTCTCAACGGCGGATGATAACCAAGCGGCCGTGACCATTCACGTGTTGCAAGGTGAGCGTAAGCGCTCCAGTGATAATAAATCTTTGGGTCAGTTTAACCTTGAAGGTATTCGCCCAGCCCCTCGTGGCTTACCACAAATTGAAGTGGTATTTGATATTGATGCCGATGGTATTTTGCACGTGTCAGCGAAAGATAAAGACACTAATAAAGAGCAAAAGATCACCATCCAAGCTTCTTCTGGTTTAACTGAGGAAGAGATCGATGCCATGGTACGCTCTGCTGAAGCTAACGCCGAAGAAGATAAGAAGTTTGAAGAGCTGGTGAGTACGCGCAACCAAGCCGATGGTTTAGTGCATGCTACCCGCAAGCAGCTTGAAGAGGCCGGTGATGACTTAGCTGCGGACGACAAAGCTGCCATTGAAGCGGCGTTAAGCGAGCTTGAAACGGCGCTGCGCGGTGAAGATAAAGCCGAGATTGAAGCCAAACAACAAGCTTTAATTGAAGCGTCGCAAAAGCTGATGGAAGCGGCACAAGCCAAAGCTCAAGCGGATGCTTCTCAAACTGCAGAGCCACAAGACAATACCGCTAATGCGGATGACGATGTGGTGGATGCTGAGTTTGAAGAAGTAAAAGACGATAAAAAGTAA
- a CDS encoding SRPBCC family protein: MPSITRSALVMFSAQQMYELVNDIDAYPQFLPGCVASRVVAQSDNTITAALDVSKAGIRKTFTTKNVLTPYEHIRVELVDGPFKALNGGWTFTALDEHACKVELELYFEFTSRLVEFAFGGIFKELANAMVHSFSERAREVYGDESYSS, from the coding sequence ATGCCGAGTATTACTCGCAGCGCACTGGTGATGTTTAGTGCACAACAAATGTATGAATTGGTCAATGATATTGATGCGTATCCGCAATTTTTGCCAGGATGTGTGGCAAGTCGGGTGGTTGCGCAATCAGATAATACCATTACTGCTGCCTTGGATGTATCTAAGGCGGGGATCCGCAAGACATTTACCACTAAAAATGTGTTAACGCCTTATGAGCATATTCGGGTGGAGTTAGTCGATGGTCCTTTTAAGGCGCTCAATGGCGGCTGGACTTTTACTGCCTTAGACGAACACGCCTGCAAAGTTGAGCTCGAGCTTTATTTTGAATTTACCTCGCGCTTAGTCGAGTTTGCCTTTGGGGGAATTTTTAAAGAGCTAGCCAATGCCATGGTGCATTCTTTTAGCGAGCGAGCCAGAGAGGTGTATGGCGATGAGTCTTATTCAAGTTGA
- a CDS encoding PilZ domain-containing protein: protein MPGHPYLSDDELTLLSELFQEASAQSYLTLPLQLDKEAAPLIKQASGIELRLTLGEAVLTFPVLRSAVSCEQSPAQLSTPHIISHGGQPRSWRLPAPQHIHVKHANGKPLAAEIRDLSINGMRLLSRRALFSSTTHSKSPRQHTLLLTVGEETLRCVVTLVREHKGPAFWMSAVKFELNEEDQQTLLAFVFEGFLAQIKKQAPAAPVV, encoded by the coding sequence GTGCCCGGCCATCCTTATTTATCTGATGATGAACTCACTTTACTTAGCGAGCTTTTTCAAGAAGCTTCTGCTCAGTCTTATCTGACGCTACCCTTACAATTAGATAAAGAGGCCGCGCCTTTAATAAAGCAAGCCTCAGGCATTGAGCTACGACTAACACTTGGCGAGGCGGTGCTTACTTTTCCGGTACTACGCTCAGCCGTAAGTTGTGAACAAAGTCCGGCTCAACTTTCTACGCCGCATATTATTAGTCATGGTGGGCAACCCCGCTCTTGGCGATTACCAGCCCCTCAGCATATCCATGTTAAGCATGCTAATGGTAAACCGCTGGCTGCTGAGATCCGTGATCTCTCCATCAATGGCATGCGTTTATTATCGCGCCGCGCTTTATTTAGTAGCACTACTCACAGTAAGTCACCCCGTCAACACACTTTATTACTCACGGTAGGAGAAGAGACGCTGCGCTGTGTCGTGACGTTGGTACGTGAGCATAAAGGCCCAGCATTTTGGATGTCAGCTGTAAAATTTGAACTCAATGAAGAGGATCAGCAAACTTTGCTGGCCTTTGTATTTGAAGGATTTTTAGCGCAAATAAAAAAACAGGCGCCTGCGGCACCTGTAGTTTAA